The following are from one region of the Amycolatopsis sp. QT-25 genome:
- a CDS encoding GntR family transcriptional regulator has protein sequence MPKYQEIADALRARIESGEYPIEGRLPGISALQEEFEVPGLNTIRAAIRILVEEGMVETRQGVGTFVLRATPVHAVDVKATLTQAQGLLATALAAMATPRSVTLDFDTEDTDTWVVLSSALRHWQNYLQGRADNTSDAGTRTEFLRFVALTESLAERVETAGAEVLRDRLSSGSPLDTEGEDVA, from the coding sequence GTGCCGAAATACCAGGAGATCGCCGACGCACTGCGTGCTCGCATCGAGTCCGGCGAGTACCCGATCGAGGGCAGGTTGCCCGGTATTTCCGCCCTGCAGGAAGAGTTCGAGGTACCCGGCCTCAATACGATCCGGGCCGCCATCCGGATCCTGGTCGAGGAGGGAATGGTGGAAACCCGGCAGGGCGTGGGAACCTTCGTCCTGCGCGCGACACCGGTGCACGCGGTCGACGTCAAGGCCACCCTCACGCAGGCTCAAGGTCTGCTGGCCACCGCGCTCGCCGCGATGGCCACCCCGCGCAGCGTCACCCTCGACTTCGACACCGAGGACACCGACACCTGGGTCGTTCTTTCCAGTGCTCTCCGGCACTGGCAGAACTACCTGCAGGGCCGCGCCGACAACACCTCGGATGCTGGGACCCGTACCGAGTTCCTGCGGTTCGTGGCCCTCACCGAGTCTCTCGCCGAACGTGTCGAAACGGCTGGCGCGGAAGTCCTTCGTGATCGGCTGAGTTCCGGCTCGCCGCTGGACACTGAGGGAGAGGACGTGGCGTGA
- a CDS encoding YciI family protein, with protein sequence MDAAGRGRRDPARRFGGEAFETESTPAVTIRRDADLAPVVIEGPFTGSDETLGGFILIKAEGMQEAIEVAKSWPVTRETLEIRPLWEAAENSDG encoded by the coding sequence GTGGATGCGGCGGGCCGCGGCCGGAGGGATCCTGCTCGGAGGTTCGGAGGTGAGGCCTTCGAGACGGAGTCCACGCCAGCGGTCACCATCCGGCGCGACGCCGACCTGGCTCCCGTTGTCATCGAGGGCCCATTCACCGGGTCGGATGAGACCCTCGGTGGTTTCATCCTCATCAAAGCCGAGGGAATGCAGGAAGCGATCGAGGTAGCGAAGAGCTGGCCGGTCACCAGAGAAACACTGGAGATCAGACCCCTCTGGGAGGCCGCTGAGAACAGCGACGGATAG
- a CDS encoding helix-turn-helix transcriptional regulator, with the protein MSDERELGRFLRSRRARAAPERAGATGRGPRRVSGLRRDEVAQLAGISVEYYVRLEQGRALRPSAGVVDALAVALDLDDAERAHVHDLATMRRRPSRPYRRARARPELVGLLQAMSRVPALVYDHRMDVLAWNRLAAQLFIDFAAAPVPSRNLARFCFLDPESRDRFVDWADVARATVGQLRLASGRYGDDEGLAQLVGELAIGSETFRSLWAGRDVRERTHGEKRFRHPLVGELTLRFENFDLPGGTGQRLVTFTAPAGAAGAPAAAALGLLAMWDGSRDASRGADAERRGTDVDSSGGGAAVPPV; encoded by the coding sequence GTGAGTGATGAGCGCGAGCTGGGCCGGTTCCTACGGTCGCGCCGGGCGCGGGCGGCACCGGAGCGGGCCGGCGCGACGGGCCGGGGACCGCGCCGGGTGAGCGGACTGCGCCGCGACGAGGTCGCGCAGCTGGCTGGGATCAGCGTCGAGTACTACGTCCGCCTCGAGCAGGGCCGTGCGCTGCGCCCCTCCGCTGGTGTCGTCGACGCGCTCGCCGTGGCGTTAGACCTCGACGACGCCGAACGCGCCCACGTGCACGATCTCGCGACGATGCGGCGCCGCCCGAGCCGGCCCTACCGCCGGGCCAGGGCCCGCCCGGAGCTGGTCGGGCTGCTGCAAGCCATGTCGCGGGTGCCCGCTCTGGTCTATGACCACCGGATGGACGTGCTGGCCTGGAACAGGCTCGCCGCGCAGCTGTTCATCGACTTCGCCGCGGCGCCGGTGCCGAGCCGCAACCTCGCCCGGTTCTGCTTCCTCGACCCCGAGAGCCGTGACCGGTTCGTCGACTGGGCCGACGTCGCGCGCGCGACGGTCGGGCAGCTGCGGCTCGCCTCCGGGCGCTACGGCGACGACGAGGGCCTCGCCCAACTCGTCGGGGAGCTGGCGATCGGGAGCGAGACGTTCCGGTCGCTGTGGGCCGGCCGCGACGTGCGCGAACGCACCCACGGTGAGAAACGTTTCCGCCACCCCCTGGTCGGGGAGCTGACGCTGCGGTTCGAGAACTTCGACCTGCCTGGCGGGACGGGGCAGCGGCTCGTCACGTTCACCGCCCCCGCAGGCGCCGCAGGCGCACCTGCCGCCGCGGCACTGGGGTTGCTGGCCATGTGGGACGGCAGCCGCGATGCGAGCCGCGGAGCGGACGCCGAGCGCCGCGGTACAGACGTCGACTCCTCCGGCGGCGGGGCAGCGGTTCCCCCGGTGTGA
- a CDS encoding dienelactone hydrolase family protein has protein sequence MCHDVGSRPPAPPRRQAARPAESLRLTSADGSTFAAFEAAPVAASTASVVLLPDVRGAHPFYRDLTERFAEAGLATAAIDYYGRTATSDDRDGDFPWQELLPQVRPDDVTADVQAAAYHLRARHDGPVFTVGFCFGGGQSWRLAASDIGLAGVVGFYGLPAPAREIAAQARIPVLMLLAGEDVATPQAEFDALAAELAADTQMHVYPGAPHSFFDRSHAEWADACTDAWNRVLAFTAGNPS, from the coding sequence ATGTGCCACGACGTCGGCTCCCGCCCACCAGCCCCACCGCGCCGCCAGGCCGCCCGCCCCGCTGAATCCCTGCGGCTGACCAGCGCCGACGGCTCCACCTTCGCCGCCTTCGAGGCCGCACCCGTCGCGGCGAGCACCGCCTCGGTCGTCCTGCTCCCGGACGTGCGCGGCGCCCACCCGTTCTACCGCGACCTCACCGAACGGTTCGCCGAAGCGGGGCTGGCGACCGCCGCGATCGACTACTACGGCCGCACCGCGACGTCCGACGACCGCGACGGAGACTTCCCGTGGCAGGAGTTGCTGCCTCAGGTGCGGCCCGACGACGTCACGGCCGACGTACAGGCCGCCGCCTATCACCTGCGGGCCCGCCACGACGGCCCGGTGTTCACCGTCGGCTTCTGCTTCGGCGGCGGCCAGTCGTGGCGCCTGGCGGCCAGCGACATCGGCCTCGCCGGCGTCGTCGGCTTCTACGGGCTGCCGGCACCGGCCCGTGAGATCGCCGCGCAGGCGCGGATCCCGGTGCTGATGCTGCTGGCGGGCGAGGACGTCGCGACCCCGCAGGCCGAGTTCGACGCCCTGGCCGCCGAGCTCGCCGCGGACACCCAGATGCACGTCTATCCGGGAGCGCCGCACTCGTTCTTCGACCGCAGCCACGCCGAGTGGGCCGACGCCTGCACCGACGCGTGGAACCGGGTGCTCGCCTTCACCGCCGGAAACCCGTCGTGA
- a CDS encoding carboxymuconolactone decarboxylase family protein: MTAPGATAPNPVPGSTERAQRGAARLAELADEGRAAAHALLAEVCPDLPRLAVEFAYGDIHSRPGLDSARRELVSIGALVALGDTAVQLRAHLGSALTSGLGPDELVEAVLQALPYAGFPRVINAMLVVREVLQERGLLPVVP; the protein is encoded by the coding sequence GTGACCGCGCCCGGCGCCACCGCGCCCAACCCCGTACCCGGCTCCACCGAGCGCGCCCAGCGTGGTGCAGCGCGGCTGGCCGAGCTGGCCGACGAAGGCCGTGCCGCCGCGCACGCCCTGCTCGCCGAGGTGTGCCCCGACCTGCCCCGGCTGGCCGTCGAGTTCGCTTACGGCGACATCCACTCCCGGCCCGGTCTCGACTCCGCGCGCCGGGAGCTGGTGTCGATCGGTGCGCTGGTCGCGCTGGGGGACACCGCGGTGCAGCTGCGCGCGCACCTGGGTTCCGCGCTGACATCCGGGTTGGGGCCCGACGAGCTCGTCGAGGCGGTGCTGCAGGCGCTGCCCTACGCCGGCTTCCCGCGGGTGATCAACGCGATGCTGGTGGTGCGGGAGGTCCTGCAGGAGCGGGGGTTGCTGCCGGTCGTGCCGTGA
- a CDS encoding transposase has protein sequence MGRLDGGSLNRSGNRQLNRALHNIALSRLRYDPDTRAYADRRRIQGKTDRDIKRCLKRYIARQLYRQLESGPAAA, from the coding sequence ATCGGCCGGCTCGACGGCGGTTCTCTCAACCGCTCTGGCAACCGCCAGCTCAACCGGGCACTGCACAACATCGCACTGTCTCGGCTGCGCTACGACCCCGACACCCGCGCCTACGCCGACCGTCGCCGAATCCAGGGCAAGACCGACCGCGACATCAAACGCTGCCTCAAGCGCTACATCGCCCGCCAGCTCTACCGCCAGCTCGAATCAGGCCCTGCAGCGGCTTGA
- a CDS encoding winged helix-turn-helix domain-containing protein, which produces MSAVALAGVAALLADGTRAAFCAALLDGRAWTARELADVAGVAPSTTSEHLTQLVAGGLLVERRQGRHRYVQLASPEIAQLSEDLAAHAPPGPAPVGLRAVSVSEALAKGRTCYDHLAGRLGVAIADALIDRGLLTDSYGFALTESGLAWFRDRLAFSPQLSRRPLARGLSGLDRTTFAPCRPGRRAPLRTRRAGGLDPRREGSAADPSRPPRPPRAPRPRPVRTRSLRRPGDQMQGERTKHATRSRL; this is translated from the coding sequence GTGAGTGCAGTCGCCCTGGCCGGTGTCGCCGCGCTTCTCGCCGACGGCACACGAGCGGCGTTCTGCGCGGCGCTGCTCGACGGCCGCGCGTGGACGGCGCGAGAGTTGGCCGACGTCGCCGGTGTCGCCCCGTCGACGACGAGCGAACACCTCACACAGCTCGTCGCGGGAGGGCTACTGGTGGAACGCCGCCAGGGGCGTCACCGCTACGTGCAGCTCGCCTCGCCCGAGATCGCGCAGCTCAGCGAAGACCTGGCGGCGCACGCGCCGCCGGGTCCGGCGCCGGTCGGGTTGCGTGCCGTATCCGTGTCGGAGGCGCTGGCCAAGGGGCGTACCTGCTACGACCACCTGGCCGGTCGGCTCGGAGTCGCGATTGCCGATGCGCTGATCGATCGCGGTCTGCTCACCGACTCCTACGGGTTCGCCCTCACCGAGAGCGGACTGGCGTGGTTCCGCGACCGGCTCGCGTTCTCGCCGCAGCTCTCCCGCCGCCCGCTCGCCCGCGGCTTGTCTGGATTGGACCGAACGACGTTCGCACCTTGCCGGCCAGGCCGGCGCGCACCTCTACGCACGCGTCGCGCAGGAGGGCTGGATCCGCGGCGGGAGGGCAGTGCGGCTGACCCCAGCCGGCCACCGCGCCCTCCACGAGCTCCGCGGCCTCGACCTGTCAGAACTCGCAGCTTGAGACGGCCAGGAGACCAGATGCAGGGCGAGCGAACGAAGCACGCCACGAGGAGCAGGCTCTAG
- a CDS encoding maleylpyruvate isomerase N-terminal domain-containing protein — MTDIERSSEAEAFLDSRQYTAPDVVSACEGWTAHEVTAHLAAAAAEITRHLRPFLAGDAVPRTRTFEEREPAYRAMDDVALQRRLETEETQLREVIGHVLARDPEAVIPWTGRTMAVAKFLPHMRNEFAVHRWDFVGDDDVSYRLLSQPELTQHAVDVLGEILLRAGRRRDPRPDEDFDVRLRAGDGPAVRVRVHDGSARLDLVSDGAERPHVEFDPAARTLFVWGRRPDRRGRARSHLAQPDLARLQALLAGY, encoded by the coding sequence ATGACGGATATTGAGCGGAGCAGTGAGGCCGAGGCGTTCCTCGATTCGCGCCAGTACACGGCACCGGATGTGGTGAGCGCGTGCGAGGGGTGGACTGCGCACGAGGTCACCGCCCATCTCGCCGCAGCTGCCGCAGAGATCACCCGGCACCTGCGGCCCTTCCTCGCGGGGGACGCGGTTCCGCGCACACGCACGTTCGAAGAGCGTGAGCCCGCCTATCGCGCCATGGACGACGTCGCGCTGCAGCGGCGCCTGGAGACCGAAGAGACACAGCTGCGGGAGGTGATCGGTCATGTGCTGGCCCGCGACCCCGAGGCCGTGATCCCGTGGACCGGGCGGACGATGGCCGTCGCGAAGTTCCTGCCCCACATGCGCAACGAGTTCGCCGTGCACCGCTGGGACTTCGTGGGCGACGACGACGTCAGCTACCGGTTGCTCTCCCAGCCGGAACTGACCCAGCATGCCGTCGACGTCCTCGGGGAGATCCTGCTGCGTGCGGGGCGTCGCCGTGATCCCCGCCCGGATGAGGACTTCGACGTCCGGTTGCGCGCCGGTGATGGGCCCGCTGTGCGGGTCCGGGTTCACGATGGCAGCGCCCGGCTGGATCTCGTCTCCGATGGCGCCGAACGACCGCACGTCGAGTTCGATCCCGCGGCCCGCACGCTGTTCGTCTGGGGGCGGCGCCCCGACCGCCGCGGCCGTGCCCGTAGCCATCTGGCGCAACCGGACCTTGCTCGCCTCCAGGCCCTGCTGGCCGGGTATTGA
- a CDS encoding acyltransferase, whose amino-acid sequence MITSTGHPLAEPSAHVASGARIGDGTRVWHQAQVADDVEIGSDCTLGKSCYVGSGSRVGDNVKIGNHADVFGAQLEDEVMISSHVVLTEDRAPRATRPDGQRQGLGDWTSTPVIVRRGATIGAGARIAPGVEIGRYALVGIGAVVLRDVPAHALVLGNPARACGWVCRCAGTLDSRLRCPRCARGYKLAADLLTEIASISEPPGGPLPLYRVSRGSP is encoded by the coding sequence ATGATCACCAGCACCGGTCACCCCCTCGCCGAACCGAGCGCTCACGTCGCCTCCGGCGCGCGGATCGGCGACGGCACCCGCGTGTGGCACCAGGCGCAGGTTGCCGACGACGTCGAGATCGGCTCCGACTGCACATTGGGCAAGAGCTGCTACGTCGGCTCCGGCTCGCGGGTCGGCGACAACGTCAAGATCGGCAACCACGCCGACGTGTTCGGCGCGCAGCTCGAAGACGAGGTGATGATCAGCTCGCACGTGGTGCTCACCGAAGACCGCGCGCCCCGGGCGACTCGCCCGGACGGGCAGCGCCAGGGCCTCGGCGACTGGACCTCGACCCCGGTCATCGTGCGCCGCGGCGCCACCATCGGTGCGGGGGCGCGTATTGCCCCCGGAGTCGAGATCGGGCGATACGCCCTGGTCGGGATTGGTGCTGTCGTCCTGCGCGACGTTCCCGCACACGCCCTGGTCCTGGGCAACCCGGCGCGCGCCTGCGGCTGGGTCTGCCGCTGCGCGGGAACCCTCGACAGCCGGCTGCGGTGCCCGCGGTGCGCTCGAGGCTACAAATTGGCGGCTGACCTGCTGACCGAAATCGCCAGTATCAGCGAGCCACCTGGGGGGCCGTTACCCCTTTATCGCGTATCCCGTGGTTCCCCGTAG
- a CDS encoding GNAT family N-acetyltransferase has translation MPNDHHAATPNRPKPDVRIVHLTGPTFGLLARGDLAGASATSPVPLTAYLAGPDRHGLWQMRSRQVAADPDSAAWVTGIIWDQRELLAVGTAGYHGPPDASGMVEIGYAVDPAHRRRGYARAALELLLARATREPRVHTVRVTISPDNTASYRLASQYGFVEVGEQWDDEDGLEIIYEIPADHL, from the coding sequence GTGCCGAACGATCACCACGCAGCGACACCGAACAGGCCGAAGCCGGATGTTCGTATCGTGCATCTGACCGGTCCCACATTCGGCTTGCTCGCCCGCGGCGACCTCGCAGGAGCAAGTGCGACCAGCCCCGTACCTCTGACTGCCTACCTGGCCGGACCGGACCGGCATGGGCTGTGGCAGATGCGCAGCAGACAGGTCGCAGCGGACCCCGACAGCGCCGCCTGGGTCACCGGCATCATCTGGGATCAGCGAGAACTACTGGCAGTGGGCACAGCCGGCTACCACGGGCCGCCCGACGCATCGGGGATGGTGGAGATCGGCTACGCCGTCGACCCGGCACATCGGCGACGCGGTTACGCACGGGCCGCGCTGGAATTGTTGCTGGCCCGTGCCACCCGGGAGCCGCGAGTGCACACTGTGCGGGTCACGATCAGCCCCGACAATACGGCCTCCTACCGGTTGGCATCGCAGTATGGCTTCGTCGAGGTCGGCGAACAGTGGGACGACGAGGACGGGCTCGAGATCATTTACGAGATCCCTGCGGACCACCTGTAG
- a CDS encoding DUF6262 family protein, whose translation MSRSIAALADATRRRRETAEKAVQAALREARKGQTPVTVAGIAAAAGVSTDFIYRHPDLRPQVEVLRRARSSRMTAHAGDHPDAEAAASTLVRRLSQQLADTRRRHREEVAELRRAQEAAHQGELLLLRRRLAGE comes from the coding sequence GTGAGCCGCAGCATCGCCGCGCTTGCCGACGCAACTCGCCGACGCCGGGAGACCGCGGAAAAGGCCGTTCAAGCGGCGCTGCGCGAGGCCCGCAAGGGCCAGACACCGGTGACCGTTGCTGGCATCGCCGCCGCGGCTGGGGTGTCCACCGACTTCATCTACCGTCACCCTGACCTTCGACCCCAGGTCGAGGTCCTGCGGCGGGCGCGTTCGTCACGCATGACCGCTCATGCCGGTGATCACCCTGATGCCGAGGCGGCGGCCAGCACGCTCGTCCGCAGGCTCAGCCAGCAACTCGCCGACACCCGCCGCCGACACCGGGAGGAGGTTGCAGAGCTCCGCCGAGCACAGGAGGCAGCCCACCAGGGCGAACTACTTCTGCTCCGGCGGCGGTTGGCCGGTGAGTGA